The following coding sequences are from one Triticum aestivum cultivar Chinese Spring chromosome 5A, IWGSC CS RefSeq v2.1, whole genome shotgun sequence window:
- the LOC123101641 gene encoding casein kinase 1-like protein HD16, translated as MWISKKWKEGFHVTSMGTAGSRWGVVMSRNAGYSYQVVELDFLYPSEGLHRQYDAGYRITSCAATPDQAAFIMSRAKKPKKKPMDETLLTSAFPCKAIKEQWAKNIYVASICHGRTAC; from the exons ATGTGGATTAGTAAAAAGTGGAAAGAAGGTTTTCATGTAACATCTATGGGCACTGCTGGGAGTCGTTGGGGTGTTGTCATGTCGAGGAATGCAGGATACTCCTACCAG GTTGTTGAGTTAGATTTCCTGTATCCAAGTGAAGGACTCCATCGGCAGTATGACGCCGGTTACAGAATAACCTCATGTGCAGCAACGCCTGACCAGGCCGCTTTTATCATGAGCAgggccaagaagcccaagaagaaacCGATGGACGAAACACTTCTAACTTCTGCTTTCCCTTGCAAGGCTATAAAG GAGCAATGGGCAAAGAACATCTACGTCGCCTCGATCTGCCACGGGCGAACTGCGTGTTGA